The following proteins are encoded in a genomic region of Serinus canaria isolate serCan28SL12 chromosome 15, serCan2020, whole genome shotgun sequence:
- the INPP5J gene encoding phosphatidylinositol 4,5-bisphosphate 5-phosphatase A isoform X6, with translation MLPKAESSDHIAAWAGPAVPRAPTLPKAVSSEFLTGGWGGLTPRAEPGELPVLARPLGRPDTSDVCDVLPDCSGRAPEDGAFRITVVTWNVGTAMPPNDVTSLLHLNTGETNDVDMIAIGLQEVNSKINKRLKDALFTDQWSELFMDVLSPFHFILGNKGGVSVRLSIFGHMVCFLNCHLPAHLEKTEQRKEDFATILHMQQFEGPVANGILDHDLVFWFGDLNFRIESLDICFVKYAIDSNVLSQLWEKDQLNIAKSTWPVLRGFQEGPLNFPPTFKFDVGTNKYDSSAKKRKPAWTDRILWKIKPPSKGLGTGGHRPSQGVLSVSQLCYCSHMEYTVSDHKPVAAIFAVQFASKVDKPLVEIYVADEWSRPEQAVVRYKMAVGFHRSSWDWIGLYRVGFRHPKDYVSYVWARSDDGERCLEKQLCAQVMFSEEALPKGNGEYILGYYSNTSSSIAGVTEPFQISLPRSEEGSSSTDSSGSSSEEDDSTLVLLAPKSRSPSPGKMKRHRSRSPSLAKFQGLILRPSSRDRGTSRSPSPQSRCSLPRNIPTIHLPHDELRHHEVKSKELGQAAESPDGSSFCQTVQEQSGLRHVSAASSLTRADPRNLGLLPALRLEMIDQALGQRRESANQGYYPCQRMSPTSPPGCGPSPKEGHSPQELKRHSCAMGR, from the exons ATGCTGCCCAAAGCGGAGTCCAGCGACCACATCGCGGCCTGGGCGGGCCCCGCCGTGCCTCGCGCCCCCACGCTGCCCAAGGCCGTGTCCAGCGAGTTCCTCACCGGCGGTTGGGGGGGCCTGACCCCCCGAGCGGAGCCGGGCGAGCTGCCCGTCCTCGCCCGGCCCCTCGGTCGTCCCGACACCAGCGACGTCTGCGATGTGCTGCCGGACTGCTCGGGACGAGCCCCGGAGGACGGCGCGTTCCG CATCACAGTGGTCACCTGGAATGTAGGTACAGCCATGCCCCCAAATGATGTGACGTCCCTGCTGCACCTCAACACGGGCGAGACAAACGATGTGGACATGATCGCCATTGG GTTGCAGGAGGTAAACTCCAAGATAAACAAACGCTTGAAGGATGCCCTCTTCACAGATCAGTGGAGTGAACTCTTCATGGATGTGCTGAGCCCCTTCCACTTCATCCTG GGCAACAAGGGTGGGGTGAGTGTTCGTCTCTCCATCTTCGGCCACATGGTCTGCTTCCTGAACTGCCATCTGCCAGCACACCTGGAAAAGACGGAGCAGCGCAAGGAGGACTTTGCCACCATACTGCACATGCAGCAGTTTGAGGGGCCCGTGGCTAATGGCATCCTGGACCATGA CCTCGTGTTCTGGTTTGGGGACCTCAATTTCCGCATTGAGAGCCTGGACATCTGTTTTGTGAAGTATGCCATTGACAGCAATGTcctgagccagctctgggagAAGGATCAG CTTAACATTGCCAAAAGCACGTGGCCTGTTCTCAGAGGCTTCCAGGAGGGACCCCTGAACTTCCCACCCACTTTCAAGTTTGATGTGGGCACCAACAAGTATGACAGCAG tgccaagAAGCGAAAACCTGCCTGGACTGACCGCATCCTATGGAAGATAAAACCTCCCAGCAAGGGGTTGGGCACAGGTGGGCACCGGCCCAGCCAGGGTGTGCTGTCAGTGAGCCAACTGTGCTACTGCAGTCACATGGAATACACTGTCAGCGACCACAAGCCAGTAGCTGCCATCTttgctgtgcag TTTGCTTCCAAGGTGGACAAGCCCCTGGTTGAGATTTATGTGGCTGACGAGTGGAGCAGGCCTGAGCAAGCAGTTGTCAGGTACAAGATGGCTGTTGGCTTCCACCGGAGCTCCTGGGACTGGATAGGACTCTACCGG GTGGGGTTTCGGCACCCTAAAGACTATGTATCCTATGTCTGGGCCAGGAGTGATGATGGGGAGCGCTgcctggagaagcagctgtgtGCACAG gtgatGTTCTCTGAGGAAGCACTGCCCAAGGGGAATGGAGAGTACATCCTTGGATACTACAGCAACACGTCCAGTAGCATTGCTGGTGTGACTGAGCCCTTCCAG ATTTCCCTACCCAGGTCAgaggagggcagcagctcaACAgacagctcaggcagcagctcagaagaGGATGACAGTACACTTGTCCTCCTGGCACCCAAATCCCGTAGTCCCAGCCCAGGCAAGATGAAACGTCACCGGAGCCgaagccccagcctggccaagTTCCAGGGCCTCATCCTGCGGCCATCAAGCCGGGACAGGGGTACAAGCCGCAGTCCCTCACCCCAGAGCCGTTGCAGTCTCCCCAGGAATATCCCCACCATCCACCTGCCCCATGACGAGCTGAGGCACCATGAAGTCAAAAGCaaggagctggggcaggcagctgAAAGCCCAGACGGGAGCTCGTTCTGCCAGACTGTGCAGGAGCAAAGTGGCCTCCGGCAtgtctctgctgccagctccctgaCCAGGGCTGACCCTCGGAACCTGggcctgctgcctgcactgcgCCTGGAGATGATTGACCAAGCCCTGGGCCAGCGGCGGGAGAGTGCAAACCAGGGCTATTATCCCTGCCAGAGAATGAGTCCCACCAGCCCCCCAGGCTGTGGCCCCTCCCCAAAGGaggggcacagcccccaggaACTGAAGAGACATAGCTGTGCCATGGGCCGCTGA
- the INPP5J gene encoding phosphatidylinositol 4,5-bisphosphate 5-phosphatase A isoform X2, with amino-acid sequence MLPKAESSDHIAAWAGPAVPRAPTLPKAVSSEFLTGGWGGLTPRAEPGELPVLARPLGRPDTSDVCDVLPDCSGRAPEDGAFRITVVTWNVGTAMPPNDVTSLLHLNTGETNDVDMIAIGEQEALSAYRYEVEKPDLPPGLPASSQLQGHIGVKADTAGAVLEPAPQSPQPYRLQEVNSKINKRLKDALFTDQWSELFMDVLSPFHFILGNKGGVSVRLSIFGHMVCFLNCHLPAHLEKTEQRKEDFATILHMQQFEGPVANGILDHDLVFWFGDLNFRIESLDICFVKYAIDSNVLSQLWEKDQLNIAKSTWPVLRGFQEGPLNFPPTFKFDVGTNKYDSSAKKRKPAWTDRILWKIKPPSKGLGTGGHRPSQGVLSVSQLCYCSHMEYTVSDHKPVAAIFAVQFASKVDKPLVEIYVADEWSRPEQAVVRYKMAVGFHRSSWDWIGLYRVGFRHPKDYVSYVWARSDDGERCLEKQLCAQVMFSEEALPKGNGEYILGYYSNTSSSIAGVTEPFQISLPRSEEGSSSTDSSGSSSEEDDSTLVLLAPKSRSPSPGKMKRHRSRSPSLAKFQGLILRPSSRDRGTSRSPSPQSRCSLPRNIPTIHLPHDELRHHEVKSKELGQAAESPDGSSFCQTVQEQSGLRHVSAASSLTRADPRNLGLLPALRLEMIDQALGQRRESANQGYYPCQRMSPTSPPGCGPSPKEGHSPQELKRHSCAMGR; translated from the exons ATGCTGCCCAAAGCGGAGTCCAGCGACCACATCGCGGCCTGGGCGGGCCCCGCCGTGCCTCGCGCCCCCACGCTGCCCAAGGCCGTGTCCAGCGAGTTCCTCACCGGCGGTTGGGGGGGCCTGACCCCCCGAGCGGAGCCGGGCGAGCTGCCCGTCCTCGCCCGGCCCCTCGGTCGTCCCGACACCAGCGACGTCTGCGATGTGCTGCCGGACTGCTCGGGACGAGCCCCGGAGGACGGCGCGTTCCG CATCACAGTGGTCACCTGGAATGTAGGTACAGCCATGCCCCCAAATGATGTGACGTCCCTGCTGCACCTCAACACGGGCGAGACAAACGATGTGGACATGATCGCCATTGG GGAGCAAGAAGCACTCTCTGCCTATAGGTATGAGGTGGAAAAGCCGGATCTGCCTCCAGGACTGCCCGcaagctcccagctgcaggggcaTATTGGTGTAAAGGCTGacactgctggagctgtgttgGAGCCAGCCCCCCAGTCCCCTCAGCCTTACAG GTTGCAGGAGGTAAACTCCAAGATAAACAAACGCTTGAAGGATGCCCTCTTCACAGATCAGTGGAGTGAACTCTTCATGGATGTGCTGAGCCCCTTCCACTTCATCCTG GGCAACAAGGGTGGGGTGAGTGTTCGTCTCTCCATCTTCGGCCACATGGTCTGCTTCCTGAACTGCCATCTGCCAGCACACCTGGAAAAGACGGAGCAGCGCAAGGAGGACTTTGCCACCATACTGCACATGCAGCAGTTTGAGGGGCCCGTGGCTAATGGCATCCTGGACCATGA CCTCGTGTTCTGGTTTGGGGACCTCAATTTCCGCATTGAGAGCCTGGACATCTGTTTTGTGAAGTATGCCATTGACAGCAATGTcctgagccagctctgggagAAGGATCAG CTTAACATTGCCAAAAGCACGTGGCCTGTTCTCAGAGGCTTCCAGGAGGGACCCCTGAACTTCCCACCCACTTTCAAGTTTGATGTGGGCACCAACAAGTATGACAGCAG tgccaagAAGCGAAAACCTGCCTGGACTGACCGCATCCTATGGAAGATAAAACCTCCCAGCAAGGGGTTGGGCACAGGTGGGCACCGGCCCAGCCAGGGTGTGCTGTCAGTGAGCCAACTGTGCTACTGCAGTCACATGGAATACACTGTCAGCGACCACAAGCCAGTAGCTGCCATCTttgctgtgcag TTTGCTTCCAAGGTGGACAAGCCCCTGGTTGAGATTTATGTGGCTGACGAGTGGAGCAGGCCTGAGCAAGCAGTTGTCAGGTACAAGATGGCTGTTGGCTTCCACCGGAGCTCCTGGGACTGGATAGGACTCTACCGG GTGGGGTTTCGGCACCCTAAAGACTATGTATCCTATGTCTGGGCCAGGAGTGATGATGGGGAGCGCTgcctggagaagcagctgtgtGCACAG gtgatGTTCTCTGAGGAAGCACTGCCCAAGGGGAATGGAGAGTACATCCTTGGATACTACAGCAACACGTCCAGTAGCATTGCTGGTGTGACTGAGCCCTTCCAG ATTTCCCTACCCAGGTCAgaggagggcagcagctcaACAgacagctcaggcagcagctcagaagaGGATGACAGTACACTTGTCCTCCTGGCACCCAAATCCCGTAGTCCCAGCCCAGGCAAGATGAAACGTCACCGGAGCCgaagccccagcctggccaagTTCCAGGGCCTCATCCTGCGGCCATCAAGCCGGGACAGGGGTACAAGCCGCAGTCCCTCACCCCAGAGCCGTTGCAGTCTCCCCAGGAATATCCCCACCATCCACCTGCCCCATGACGAGCTGAGGCACCATGAAGTCAAAAGCaaggagctggggcaggcagctgAAAGCCCAGACGGGAGCTCGTTCTGCCAGACTGTGCAGGAGCAAAGTGGCCTCCGGCAtgtctctgctgccagctccctgaCCAGGGCTGACCCTCGGAACCTGggcctgctgcctgcactgcgCCTGGAGATGATTGACCAAGCCCTGGGCCAGCGGCGGGAGAGTGCAAACCAGGGCTATTATCCCTGCCAGAGAATGAGTCCCACCAGCCCCCCAGGCTGTGGCCCCTCCCCAAAGGaggggcacagcccccaggaACTGAAGAGACATAGCTGTGCCATGGGCCGCTGA